A window from Citrus sinensis cultivar Valencia sweet orange chromosome 3, DVS_A1.0, whole genome shotgun sequence encodes these proteins:
- the LOC102606768 gene encoding reticulon-like protein B9, whose amino-acid sequence MPIYTSSSESDNEPSRPSRTTPRPRPPRLLGSQRPIHDILGGGKVADVLLWKNITVSASLLIGMTVIWFLFEVVEYNFVTLLCHISITSMLALFIWSKGAEFFNWKPPQIPEVILRESTFREVASTLRVRFNKILSKLLDVACGKDPGLFILVIAILYIFSVIGTYFSFLNLLYLGFICILTVPFLYDRYDEHVDYIADREFRRMKKMFRRFNSQFLNKIPRGPVKEN is encoded by the exons ATGCCGATTTACACATCATCATCCGAGTCCGACAACGAACCCTCACGTCCGTCGAGAACCACCCCACGGCCACGCCCCCCGAGGTTGTTGGGGAGCCAAAGGCCAATACATGACATTCTCGGAGGAGGAAAAG TCGCGGATGTCTTGCTATGGAAGAACATAACGGTGTCAGCCTCGCTTTTGATTGGAATGACAGTGATTTGGTTCCTGTTTGAGGTTGTGGAGTACAATTTTGTGACCTTGCTCTGTCACATTTCCATCACATCAATGCTTGCACTCTTTATATGGTCTAAGGGCGCAGAATTTTTCAATTG GAAACCTCCCCAAATCCCGGAAGTAATATTACGGGAATCAACATTCAGAGAGGTTGCTTCAACTTTACGAGTAAGATTCAATAAAATCCTGTCAAAGCTCCTCGACGTGGCATGTGGAAAAGATCCAGGACTCTTCATTCTG GTAATAGCCATTCTGTATATTTTTTCCGTGATTGGAACTTACTTCAGCTTCTTAAATCTCCTTTATCTTG GTTTTATCTGCATTTTAACGGTGCCGTTTCTGTATGACCGATACGATGAACATGTTGATTATATTGCTGACAGAGAATTCCGTCGAATGAAGAAGATGTTCAGAAGGTTTAATTCTCAGTTTCTTAACAAGATTCCAAGAGGGCCTGTTAAAGAGAATTAA
- the LOC102631054 gene encoding uncharacterized protein LOC102631054 → MRRTLLRNASLISRNLLHNPNHNQPFIPPLAASTRTQLRLYSSDSKDSSNDQRAPDPAPETALTAQTQKKDVSIDVEDVSNKELKMRIDKYFKGDEEVLPSILEAILQRRLVGKHEETDDELTEELQLKPLDDVKDQEFESDFEELYETDEEIDDLYSARDHVVKKMVKDEYFNMDDKKWDEMIGEAVQHGYLKDTRECEEILEDMLSWDKLLPDDMKKKVEQKFNELGDMCESGELEPEQAYELFKKFEDEVVAEYMKQVGTEEPPKYDFPAVPDTKKDIDDPPGEGPILRWVTRAVFAPGGDAWHPKNRKVKMSVTVKELGLSKYQFRRLRELVGKRYHPGKDELTITSERFEHREENRKDCLRTLFSLIEEAGKANKMVDDARASYVKDRLRANPAFMERLRAKVLSSKGSNSIHA, encoded by the exons ATGAGACGAACTCTTCTGAGAAATGCTTCTCTTATCAGTCGCAACCTTCTTCACAATCCAAACCATAATCAACCATTCATCCCTCCACTCGCTGCTTCAACTCGGACCCAACTCAGACTTTACTCGTCCGACTCAAAAGACTCCTCCAATGACCAACGTGCCCCTGACCCCGCTCCCGAAACCGCACTTACAGCACAAACCCAGAAGAAAGATGTCTCCATTGATGTTGAGGATGTGAGTAACAAAG AGCTGAAAATGCGCATAGATAAGTATTTCAAAGGGGACGAAGAGGTGCTGCCATCGATTCTTGAAGCAATATTGCAGAGGAGATTGGTGGGGAAGCATGAGGAAACGGATGATGAGTTGACAGAAGAACTACAGTTGAAGCCTTTGGATGACGTCAAGGACCAAGAGTTTGAATCAGATTTTGAGGAGTTGTATGAGACTGATGAGGAGATTGATGATTTGTATAGCGCTAGGGACCATGTTGTAAAGAAGATGGTTAAGGATGAATACTTCAACATGGATGACAAGAAGTGGGATGAAATGATTGGTGAGGCGGTTCAGCATGGGTATTTAAAAGACACTAGGGAATGTGAGGAAATTCTTGAGGATATGCTGAGTTGGGACAAGCTCCTCCCTG ATGATATGAAAAAAAAGGTGGAGCAAAAGTTCAATGAGTTGGGGGACATGTGTGAAAGTGGGGAGCTTGAACCAGAACAGGCATATGAGCTATTTAAGAAGTTTGAGGATGAGGTAGTTGCTGAATATATGAAACAGGTGGGAACAGAGGAGCCCCCAAAATATGATTTTCCTGCTGTGCCGGACACAAAAAAGGACATTGATGATCCACCGGGAGAGGGGCCAATTCTTAGGTGGGTAACACGGGCAGTCTTTGCTCCTGGTGGTGATGCCTGGCAtcccaaaaatagaaaagtaaaaatgtcTGTTACTGTGAAAGAACTTGGGCTTTCAAAATATCAATTCCGTCGCCTGCGGGAACTGGTTGGGAAAAGGTATCATCCAGGGAAAGATGAGCTTACCATCACTAGTGAGAG gtttGAACATAGGGAGGAAAACAGGAAAGATTGCCTTAGGactctcttttctctcattGAAGAAGCTGGGAAAGCAAATAAAATGGTGGATGATGCTCGTGCTTCTTATGTCAAGGATAGACTCAGAGCCAATCCAGCGTTCATGGAAAGGCTGCGTGCAAAGGTTTTGAGTTCGAAAGGGTCTAACTCAATCCATgcataa
- the LOC102630659 gene encoding uncharacterized protein LOC102630659 produces the protein MMSMKRVALYARNFLKNTNPNCSSVKLSAFSQPRFRFYASESDSSKLPNTQNNSGSIGVEDVSSQELKSRIEKYLEGDEDAVPSIFEAILSRKLSGKHDQSDDELMEELQIRTKTSDRDANEEDEFDSGSDS, from the exons ATGATGAGCATGAAACGGGTGGCGTTGTATGCTCGCAATTTTCTTAAGAACACGAACCCTAACTGTTCTTCTGTCAAATTATCCGCTTTCAGTCAGCCCAGATTCAGGTTCTACGCCTCCGAGTCCGATTCTTCAAAGCTGCCCAATACCCAAAATAATAGCGGCTCCATTGGTGTTGAGGATGTCAGCAGCCAAG AGCTGAAAAGCAGAATAGAGAAGTATTTGGAGGGTGACGAAGATGCCGTGCCATCAATCTTTGAAGCCATTTTGAGTAGAAAGTTGTCCGGGAAGCACGATCAAAGTGACGATGAATTGATGGAAGAGCTCCAAATTAGAACCAAGACTTCAGACAGGGATGCTAACGAAGAAGATGAGTTTGATTCTGGGTCTGACTCATGA
- the LOC102630351 gene encoding uncharacterized protein LOC102630351: protein MPVLVGESSNSVAEQIKERPRSEMSQQQQQQQEAAAAKLTPKKKLNNTFRGFGCTAAASQQVSLPAVIRSSADWDAKKVKKKKHKNSSKKSSSSNSNCNNDYGSNNNHINISSSSSSNNNNNPNNSLSSCGVAQDVWCGPGIGFSASDAVVGSVDCVVTTRRNVVPGRGKIDNHHQRERERERERDRDRDRERERERDRERCLARRTMNSEFPFPDFDSPFALARPELDVFGPRYYRHVRHPSPDGLAEMMMLQNSLLMGGRVDSHDHFSDWRLDVDNMSYEELLELGDRIGYVSTGLKEDEIGRCLRKLKNSIINDLSSHLPLHVDKKCTICQEEYEADDEMGKLDCGHSFHIQCIKQWLSQKNACPVCKAAVVNRC, encoded by the exons ATGCCGGTTCTTGTTGGGGAGTCTTCAAATTCAGTGGCAGagcaaataaaagagagaCCCAGAAGCGAAATGAgtcaacagcagcagcaacaacaagAGGCAGCAGCAGCCAAATTAACCCCAAAGAAGAAACTGAACAACACGTTCAGGGGATTTGGCTGCACGGCGGCGGCTTCACAGCAGGTGTCTTTGCCGGCGGTGATACGGTCGTCGGCTGATTGGGATGCCAAGaaagtgaagaaaaagaaacacaagAACAGCAGCAAGAAGAGCAGTAGTAGTAACAGTAACTGCAACAACGATTACGgcagcaacaacaaccacatcaatattagtagtagtagtagtagtaataataataataatcctaaTAACAGTTTGAGTTCATGTGGGGTTGCTCAGGATGTGTGGTGTGGCCCTGGAATTGGGTTTTCAGCTTCAGATGCAGTGGTTGGTTCTGTAGATTGTGTTGTTACAACCAGAAGGAATGTTGTTCCCGGAAGAGGAAAGATTGATAATCATCATCAGAGGGAAAGGGAGagggaaagagaaagagatagAGATAGAgatagagaaagagaaagagagagggaCAGAGAG CGTTGTTTGGCAAGGCGGACAATGAACTCTGAGTTTCCTTTTCCGGATTTTGACTCTCCCTTTGCATTGGCACGACCTGAATTGGACGTATTTGGACCTAGGTACTATCGTCATGTACGACATCCTTCTCCTGATGGCCTTGCTGAG ATGATGATGCTCCAGAATAGTTTGCTGATGGGAGGAAGAGTAGATTCTCATGATCACTTTAGTGACTGGAGGCTTGATGTTGACAACATGTCGTATGAG GAACTGCTTGAACTGGGTGACAGAATTGGTTATGTGAGTACTGGACTGAAAGAAGATGAGATAGGCCGGTGCCTTAGAAAACTTAAGAACTCAATTATAAATGATCTATCATCTCATTTGCCCTTGCACGTTGATAAGAAATGCACCATCTGTCAG GAGGAATACGAAGCAGATGATGAGATGGGGAAGCTAGATTGTGGGCACAGCTTTCACATtcaatgcataaaacaatggcTTTCCCAGAAAAACGCTTGCCCTGTCTGCAAGGCTGCAGTGGTGAACCGATGCTAG